The following are encoded together in the Triticum dicoccoides isolate Atlit2015 ecotype Zavitan chromosome 6B, WEW_v2.0, whole genome shotgun sequence genome:
- the LOC119323824 gene encoding proline-rich protein PRCC-like translates to MDSLLATYASSDEDADESIPSPAPATRRGEASGKPAGGIFSALPQPKSAPIFSSLPAPKSAATFSSIPPPKSSVSSGNPKRVVQFRPPPIRQTTGVSSDEDDDAEKRRPSVSEAPPPLSAGSGPVSSFLPAPRHSLGFGSGAARRSAVDTAGPERSNLGAAGPSSSAVNRGATERSDTGPADEDDPEKSSDEDGMPAPEQQQEQQGLGAEAGDVQHQGCDAGVGKANGYEGYAWDPNYYAYYGLDPNSNLNYGAEPQYAAYGVEQGGGYDNGYGGEHSGGYEHSTAPPCGGEYTGGYSAEAVAMAAPPMREPALPPELGRIGVKRGRRDMPMEIIEVNQAELVKNRPREDKSKLTGMAFGPSYQAAPSGKGKPSKLQKRKHQIGSLFYDLKQKEMELSERRAKGFLTKAETQAKYGW, encoded by the exons ATGGATTCGCTTCTTGCCACCTACGCCTCTTCCGACGAAGACGCCGACGAGAGCATCCCCTCACCCGCTCCGGCGACCCGCCGCGGCGAGGCCAGCGGAAAGCCCGCCGGCGGCATCTTCTCCGCGCTCCCGCAACCCAAGTCGGCGCCTATATTCTCATCGCTCCCGGCGCCGAAATCCGCCGCGACCTTCTCCTCCATCCCGCCTCCCAAATCGTCCGTTTCCTCCGGAAACCCTAAGCGCGTCGTCCAGTTCCGCCCGCCGCCGATCCGCCAGACCACCGGGGTCAGCTCGGACGAGGATGATGACGCCGAGAAGCGCCGTCCCAGCGTCAGCGAGGCGCCCCCGCCCCTGTCTGCTGGATCGGGGCCGGTGTCTTCGTTCCTCCCGGCGCCCAGGCACTCGCTTGGCTTCGGCTCCGGCGCGGCCAGGAGGTCGGCCGTAGACACCGCCGGGCCGGAGAGGTCAAATCTTGGTGCTGCTGGCCCCTCTAGCTCGGCTGTCAACAGAGGGGCGACAGAAAGGTCCGATACTGGCCCTGCCGACGAGGACGATCCTGAGAAAAGCAGCGATGAGGATGGCATGCCTGCTCCGGAGCAACAGCAAGAACAACAGGGTCTTGGTGCTGAAGCTGGAGACGTCCAACACCAGGGTTGTGATGCTGGAGTTGGAAAGGCTAATGGGTACGAAGGCTATGCATGGGATCCAAACTATTATGCATATTATGGTTTGGATCCAAATAGCAATTTGAATTATGGGGCTGAACCACAGTATGCAGCATATGGAGTGGAGCAAGGTGGTGGGTATGATAATGGATATGGTGGGGAGCACAGTGGTGGATACGAGCATTCGACAGCGCCTCCATGTGGAGGGGAATATACTGGAGGTTACAGTGCTGAGGCAGTGGCAATGGCAGCGCCACCAATGCGGGAGCCTGCACTGCCACCAGAATTGGGCAGGATTGGAGTGAAGAGAGGTAGGAGGGATATGCCTATGGAGATTATAGAGGTGAATCAGGCAGAACTGGTCAAGAACCGTCCGAGGGAGGACAAATCCAAGCTCACAGGGATGGCCTTTGGTCCTAGTTACCAG GCCGCCCCATCAGGGAAGGGAAAGCCCTCCAAGCTGCAGAAGAGAAAGCATCAGATCGGTTCTCTCTTCTACGACCTGAAGCAGAAGGAGATGGAGCTTTCCGAGAGGCGTGCCAAGGGCTTCCTCACGAAAGCGGAGACTCAAGCAAAATATGGGTGGTGA
- the LOC119322771 gene encoding uncharacterized protein LOC119322771 encodes MAMRALYNEIRAMKVREVPAYLKPRLTWSNVKKSTDQAVDRYIEKYIETSSVDPLFHVCFGGMAFSYLVGLPQERRHLEHLEKHGGH; translated from the coding sequence ATGGCGATGCGTGCGCTGTACAACGAGATCCGCGCGATGAAGGTGCGCGAGGTGCCGGCGTACCTCAAGCCGCGCCTCACCTGGTCCAACGTGAAGAAGAGCACCGACCAGGCGGTGGACCGCTACATCGAGAAGTACATCGAGACCAGCTCGGTTGACCCGCTCTTCCACGTCTGCTTCGGCGGCATGGCCTTCTCGTACCTCGTGGGCCTGCCCCAGGAGCGCCGCCACCTCGAGCACCTCGAGAAGCACGGCGGCCACTAG